Within Actinomycetes bacterium, the genomic segment CATGGAGGACATGGAGGACATGGAGGACATGGAGGACATGGAGGACATGGAGGACATGGAGGACATGGAGGACATGGAGGACATGGAGGACATGGAGGACATGGAGGACTAGGTGTTCATCGACCGACCTCTGCTCGGCTCGTCCCTGCCCGAGGGGACGCTCTGCCTCACCTTCGACGACGGGCCGGGGGCACCGGGGCCGGACGGCTCGGGGCCGCGCACCCTCGAGCTGGCCGAGTACCTGTCCGACGAGGCCGTCCCGGCGACGTTCTTCGCCTGCGGCGAGCCGGTGGCCGCTCTGCCCGGGGTCGTGGAGCGCGTCCGCGCCCTCGGCCACGCGGTCGGCAACCACACCCACACCCACCCTGACCTGCAGGTCGCCCTCGCCGGTGGCCTCGACGTGGTGTCCGAGGTGGCGGCCACCGACGCCCTGATCCGCGCTCAGGAAGGACCGCTCTTCTTCCGGCCGCCCTACGGCAGCTGGTCGCCCGCTGTCGCGGCTGCGCTCAACACGCGACGAGGTCTGGCGGCCGGGTATGTCGGACCCGTGTTGTGGGACATCGACGGCCGGGACTGGGCGGCCTGGCGCGACGGTCGGAGTGCGCGCTCGTGCGCCGCCACCTATCGTCGCGCCGTGGAGAGCACCCGCCGGGGCATCGTCTTGATGCACGACAGCACCGCCGACCACACCGAGTGGCAGCCGCGCAACCTGACGTTCGAGACCGTCCGCCTGCTCGTCCCCGAGCTGCGCGCCCAGGGGTACCGGTTCGCCGCCCTGGCCGAGATCCCTGCTCTGTCCCCGCGGTGAGCGGCTCCGGGCACGCCGGCAACGCGCCGGAATCGGTCTGGGACTACCCGCGCCCACCGTCGGTCGAGCCGTCCGCTCGCCGCGCCCGCGTCCTGTACGCCGGCGTCGTCGTGGCCGACACGGTGCACGCCCTTCGGGTCCTCGAGACCAGCCACCCGCCGACCTGGTACCTGCCCGCCGCCGACGTCCGCGTCGACCTGCTGTCCCCCACCGGGCGTCAGAGCTTCTGCGAGTTCAAGGGGTTCGCGACGTACTGGTCGCTGCGCGTGGACGGCTCGCTCAGCGTCGACGCCGCCTGGTCCTACCCCGACCCCCGGCCCGGCTACGAGCGGCTCAGGGACCACCTCGCCTTCTACCCCGGACGTGTCGACGCGTGCTTCGTGGACGACGAGCCGGTGCTCGCCCAGGAGGGGGACTTCTACGGCGGTTGGATCACCTCCGACGTGGTCGGCCCCTTCAAGGGCGGCGAGGGCACCCGCGGCTGGTAGCCGATGGCCAGCCGGCCCGTGTCACGGCTGGCGCTCGACGACGCGCCGCCAGCGACGCTCGGCCACGGGCTTGGCGTCCTCGAAGCACTCGACGTCGGTGTGCACGGCGTACTCGGTGGCGCTGACCCGCACGTCCAGCCGGGAGCGCACCACCACCTCGACCGCGGGCTCGTCGAAGCGCAGCGTGAAGCTCACCTCGGCCTGGGCGCGCTGCTCGAAGGTCCTCGTGTCCACGCTGACCCGTCCCCAGTAGCGCTCGACCGCGGAGCCGTACGGCGTCTCGTACTCGGACCCGTGGTCCACGACGCAGGCCGTCTCACGCCGCAGCACGTCGCGTTCGACCCGCCACGTGACTCCCTCGCCCTCGGCGGGGTCGGCCTCCTCGCCGGGAACGAACGTCGGGACCGGGTACGGCGAGGGGCCCTCCATCACCGGCAGCACGAGCGTGCCGCCGCGGACGTCGAGGGTCACCGGCCGGGGCGGGGCCACGGTGTTGGGC encodes:
- a CDS encoding polysaccharide deacetylase family protein, giving the protein MFIDRPLLGSSLPEGTLCLTFDDGPGAPGPDGSGPRTLELAEYLSDEAVPATFFACGEPVAALPGVVERVRALGHAVGNHTHTHPDLQVALAGGLDVVSEVAATDALIRAQEGPLFFRPPYGSWSPAVAAALNTRRGLAAGYVGPVLWDIDGRDWAAWRDGRSARSCAATYRRAVESTRRGIVLMHDSTADHTEWQPRNLTFETVRLLVPELRAQGYRFAALAEIPALSPR
- a CDS encoding DUF427 domain-containing protein, producing the protein MSGSGHAGNAPESVWDYPRPPSVEPSARRARVLYAGVVVADTVHALRVLETSHPPTWYLPAADVRVDLLSPTGRQSFCEFKGFATYWSLRVDGSLSVDAAWSYPDPRPGYERLRDHLAFYPGRVDACFVDDEPVLAQEGDFYGGWITSDVVGPFKGGEGTRGW